In the genome of Treponema pedis, one region contains:
- a CDS encoding Crp/Fnr family transcriptional regulator yields MDFFMLSHTVLFRGLTIDEIKSVLPCLGAKERQYVKGESVWHTGSTVTSFGLVLSGGVLIENDDIWGNKTVLNKIGTGKVFGETYAFASGEALMVNVVAAEECRILFLQVKPLLTVCKKMCGYHNKIIENLIFIFAQKNLHLSRRMFHISSKSIRGRLRSYLSYQATKAGAWEIELPFNRQQLADYLGVDRSALSNEISKMQKEGLIKAEKNRFHIIRTKHFEM; encoded by the coding sequence ATGGATTTTTTTATGTTATCTCATACGGTTTTATTCCGCGGGCTTACTATTGATGAAATAAAAAGTGTACTGCCCTGCCTCGGAGCAAAGGAGCGGCAATATGTAAAAGGAGAATCGGTGTGGCATACTGGAAGTACGGTTACTTCTTTCGGCTTAGTATTATCAGGCGGAGTATTGATTGAAAATGATGATATTTGGGGTAATAAAACCGTTTTGAATAAAATAGGCACAGGAAAGGTTTTCGGTGAAACATACGCATTTGCTTCAGGAGAGGCTCTTATGGTAAATGTTGTCGCCGCGGAAGAATGCAGGATTCTTTTTTTACAAGTAAAACCCTTATTAACCGTTTGCAAAAAGATGTGCGGCTACCATAATAAAATAATTGAAAATCTTATTTTTATTTTTGCACAAAAAAATTTACACTTATCGCGCAGAATGTTTCATATATCTTCAAAATCGATAAGGGGAAGACTGCGCTCGTATTTATCTTATCAGGCAACTAAGGCGGGGGCTTGGGAAATTGAACTTCCGTTTAATCGCCAACAGCTTGCGGATTATCTCGGTGTTGATAGAAGCGCATTATCCAATGAAATAAGCAAAATGCAAAAAGAAGGTTTAATTAAGGCTGAAAAAAACAGGTTTCATATTATACGCACCAAACATTTTGAAATGTAG
- a CDS encoding DUF1858 domain-containing protein: MQKEIIGTYSPLSTGNGQIKNSSEKNRKDPINGSMLIGEILHKYPQAASVLIDHGMHCLGCPSSQAETLSDACLVHGLESEKVVTAVNKALNCYCEN, translated from the coding sequence ATGCAAAAAGAAATAATCGGTACATATTCACCGTTAAGTACGGGAAACGGGCAAATTAAAAACTCGTCTGAAAAAAATCGAAAAGACCCGATTAACGGCTCAATGCTTATAGGGGAAATATTACATAAATATCCTCAAGCGGCATCCGTTTTAATCGACCACGGAATGCACTGCCTGGGCTGTCCCTCTTCTCAGGCGGAAACATTATCCGACGCTTGTTTAGTGCACGGCCTTGAAAGCGAAAAGGTTGTAACTGCCGTAAACAAGGCTTTAAACTGCTATTGTGAAAACTGA
- a CDS encoding hemerythrin domain-containing protein: MNAVEIMVQEHNAILRLITVIRSACCRILEGGTVNIEDFTSMIIFARTYADKHHHGKEEEILFLTMTEKLGQAATTLIRHGMLVEHDMGRFFITELEQALKRYAAEPNTENKLDIIMRSSGWADLLKRHIEKENTVVYPFAVRSLPFEVLNEVDRKVQLFEEKAEKDGIQQKSLQLLEALALKYC, translated from the coding sequence ATGAATGCTGTTGAAATTATGGTACAGGAGCATAATGCTATTTTACGTCTTATTACCGTTATACGTTCCGCATGCTGCCGTATTTTGGAAGGCGGGACCGTAAATATAGAAGATTTTACTTCTATGATTATCTTTGCCCGAACTTATGCGGATAAACATCATCACGGAAAAGAAGAAGAGATTTTATTTCTTACTATGACCGAAAAACTGGGACAAGCTGCAACAACTCTTATACGTCATGGAATGTTGGTAGAGCATGATATGGGGCGGTTTTTTATAACGGAATTGGAACAGGCGTTAAAACGGTATGCCGCCGAACCCAATACGGAAAATAAACTGGACATTATTATGAGAAGCAGCGGATGGGCGGATTTACTTAAACGGCATATCGAAAAAGAAAATACCGTTGTATATCCTTTTGCCGTAAGAAGTCTTCCTTTTGAAGTTTTAAATGAGGTGGACAGGAAAGTACAATTGTTTGAAGAAAAAGCTGAAAAAGACGGCATACAGCAAAAAAGTTTACAACTGCTGGAAGCTCTGGCTTTAAAATATTGTTAA
- a CDS encoding DUF2249 domain-containing protein, which produces MSYENWKDRIENFESVDVRHMQGNFFPWLQKKAASVKSGSGIKVIQTFEPYPLYEAMANLGFEHHTEQAAENEFHVYFYRAEEIENSDNTPFRPIALLNYPLIDEELGKIAVDFWHLTWKNPKRSLPYETRLLLSLANAVGAGRMRQASRELIKAYSCGVETAVFDDIFELFAWNQGIGYFSSEIGPSPLFQAYKLIKNQEKNGKSRELILEMLMEKFGEKHPEVGVQ; this is translated from the coding sequence ATGAGTTATGAAAATTGGAAAGACAGGATTGAAAATTTTGAATCCGTAGATGTAAGGCACATGCAAGGGAACTTTTTCCCTTGGCTGCAAAAAAAAGCGGCTTCGGTTAAGTCGGGAAGCGGTATAAAGGTTATTCAAACCTTTGAGCCTTATCCGTTATACGAAGCCATGGCAAATTTAGGCTTTGAACACCATACGGAACAGGCGGCCGAAAATGAATTTCATGTATATTTTTACAGAGCGGAAGAAATTGAAAATTCGGACAATACGCCTTTCCGTCCTATTGCTCTTTTAAATTATCCTTTAATTGACGAAGAGCTTGGAAAAATTGCCGTCGATTTTTGGCACCTTACGTGGAAAAATCCCAAACGGTCATTGCCCTACGAAACGAGGCTTTTATTATCTTTAGCCAATGCGGTAGGGGCGGGAAGAATGCGTCAGGCTTCACGCGAGCTTATTAAGGCATATAGCTGCGGCGTTGAAACCGCCGTATTTGACGATATTTTTGAGCTGTTTGCATGGAATCAGGGAATAGGATATTTCAGTTCCGAAATAGGCCCTTCTCCGCTTTTTCAAGCTTATAAGCTTATTAAAAATCAGGAAAAAAACGGAAAAAGCCGCGAGCTTATTCTTGAAATGCTTATGGAAAAATTCGGAGAAAAACATCCTGAAGTAGGCGTTCAATAG
- a CDS encoding potassium channel family protein: MKKFAIMGLGTFGIRMLDELSKIGAEISIIDSDKDIVDKYKGKAASAHVIEDISETSLRKVLTSKTDTVIVDFTRKIELSVLSTTILKNIGIENIVVRAQSDEHGQLLQTVGATQIIYPDSEAAKRTTPILAAELLFKFMPIAKDLALAEVGIDKKYIGKSLIEANLRKDFCVNIVARRKKTNEEFVFMDDPNYKFEEDDVLLIVASEENIYAFTEGKIPGKTGLAAAVFKNLFSGK, translated from the coding sequence ATGAAAAAATTCGCTATTATGGGGCTTGGAACTTTCGGCATCAGAATGCTTGATGAACTTTCTAAAATAGGAGCTGAAATTTCGATTATCGATTCGGATAAGGATATTGTAGATAAATATAAAGGCAAGGCCGCTTCCGCCCACGTAATAGAAGATATAAGCGAAACCTCTCTTAGAAAGGTTTTAACTTCAAAAACGGATACTGTAATAGTAGACTTTACGCGTAAAATAGAATTATCGGTTTTAAGTACAACCATTTTAAAAAACATCGGAATTGAAAACATTGTTGTGCGAGCTCAATCGGACGAACACGGGCAGCTTTTACAAACGGTAGGAGCTACACAGATTATCTATCCCGACAGCGAGGCTGCAAAAAGGACTACCCCGATTTTAGCTGCGGAGCTTTTATTTAAATTTATGCCCATAGCAAAGGACCTCGCTCTTGCGGAAGTCGGTATCGATAAAAAATATATAGGGAAGAGTTTAATCGAGGCAAATTTACGAAAGGATTTTTGCGTAAATATTGTCGCCCGCCGCAAAAAAACAAATGAAGAATTCGTTTTTATGGACGACCCCAATTATAAATTTGAAGAAGATGATGTGCTTTTAATTGTTGCCTCCGAAGAAAATATCTATGCTTTTACCGAAGGTAAAATCCCCGGTAAAACCGGACTTGCGGCAGCCGTATTTAAAAATCTTTTTTCTGGAAAATAG